From the Terriglobales bacterium genome, the window GGGTAAAGGCGGAGGGCATGGCCGGGTCCGCGGAGCCGCAGCGGGCGGTAGGCTATTCTATAGAAGCGCCGCCACGATGCCTAGGGCCTCGCGCCGCCGTTCCCCACCGTCGGGGATATACTGCTTTGGATCAGGAGGTTGCTATGAAGGCCCTCCGCTTGCTGCTTCGTGTCACCGCCCCCGCCCTGCTGGCCGGCCTGCTGCTGACGGGATGCTTCGTGGAGTCGCTGCACCCCATCTACGACAAAGCCGTGCCGCCCGCTGCCACCGACCCGGCCCTGCTGGGCACCTGGCAGACGGACAAAGGCGCCGACGACAAGCCCGCCTCCCTGGCCATCGCCGACCAAGGGGACAACCGGTACTCACTGAAGTACACCGAGGACGGCAAGACCACCGAACTGCGCGGCGCCCTGGTGCAGGTCGGCAGCCAGCGCTACCTCGACGTGTGGATCGAGCAGTGGGACCAGTTCCAGTTACCCCTGGCAGCTTCCGCGCACCTGGCCCCCACCCACAGTTTCTGGAAAGTCTCGCGCGACGGGGACACGCTCACGCTCGCCCGCCTGGATTACGACCGGCTGAAGGAGAGCATCGAGAAGCACAAGGCGGCGCCGGACTATACCGTGGTGGACGACGACTTCCTGGTGCTGACCGGGACCCCGGCGCGCCTGCGCGACTTCCTGCAGAAGTACGCGACGGACCCGGCCGTCTTCGCCAAGACCCTGGTCTTCCACCGGCAGAAGTAGCGGGCGCTATTCCCTCTTGGCTCCCGGGGGCGCCGACTTTTCCTTGAACCTCTTGGTGGCCAGCTTGCGCAGGGTGTCGGGGATGTTCTTGTTCATGGAGAGGGCCTTCAGGTCGTTGACCAGCAGGTGGCCCATCAGGCCCAGGGAGAGGTCGAGGGGGCAGCGGGGATTGTTGGCCAGGGCGCGCACCACACCGTAGTTCTTCATGAACTTCTTGGTGCGGGCGATGTCGCGCAGCACGCTTTCCTGCACGTTCTTCATGCCGGCGAAGGTCTCGATCTCGCCGTCGCTCACCTTGGGGGACTGCAGCACCGCCGACGACACCACCTTGGAGCCGTCGCGGACCAGGATGAAGCGCTCTTCCTTGTTGCCGCGCATGGCCAGTTGCACGCGCTCGCCCACGGTGAGGCGTGAGATCTTCTGCAGGGGGGAGAGGCGCTCGCGGCTGTCGGCTTCGGCCTGGCGCATCTTCAGCGTCTTCTCGTCCACGGCGGCGGGCCCGGCCGCCGCGTCCGTGGCCGCGGGGTCGATCTGCAGCGCGGCCGCCGCTGCCCGGGTCTCCTCGTCGTCCAGGGCGCCCCCCACCAGCTCGAAAGGCTTGCCCTCCTCGGCGGCGATCTCGGCGGCGTGCTCCAGCTCGTACTGCGTCTTGCCTTCCTCGCCCACCTCTTCGTGGGCGGGGATCTTCATGGTCTGCTCGCCCAGCGCCGCCAGTGCCGCCTTGAGCTGCGCGGCCTCCTCCGGCGTGAGGTGGATGTTAGTGCCCAGGGCGTGCAGGATATGGGGCGACTTCTGGACCCGCGCGCTGGCCAGCATCATGTCCACCAATTCGCGCGAGGCCGTCTGCGCCATCTCCATCAGCGCCGCCTCCGGCACCGCGGCATTCTCCAGCAGGGCCGGCATCAGCCTGGGACGGCGGTTGGCGGGCGCCGCGAAGTAGTCCAGCACCTCGCGCGGACTCTGGGGATCGCGGCAGGCGGCCAGCGAGCTGGCTTCGTCCCAGCCCGCCAGGGTCATGCGGGCCTGCTCCGCGAACAGGGGATGGGTGGTGAGGTAGACCAGGATCTCGATCATTTCGGCGGGAGGCACGCTGAGCGCCCCCTTGGAGGCGGCGCGCATCACGTTGGCGGGCGCCTGCGACTGCCGGATCAGATCAATCATGCGCGCCATGCGCCGTCCCCTCCTTCTGCGCCAGGCTTTCCAGCTCGCTCACCACCCGCTCCAGTTCTTCTACCAGAGGATTGTTGCCCGCCTGCCGGAAAGTTTCAACCAGCGCGCGATAGTACCAGAGCGTGCCCTCGCGGCCTCCCTGGAAGCGCCCCCACAGCGCCTCGCCGTGGCGGCGGTAGTCGGCCAGGACGGTGCGCGCGTTGTGCAGCTTGTCGGCCGCCGAAACCAGGGATACGTCCGCGGGCGCGTGCCGCACGTGCGCGATGTACTCCTCCTTGCGCTGCCGCCAGGGAGGCTTGGGGAGGGTGTCGGCGTCGGTGCAGCCGGCCACGATGCCCGCCACGCGCTCGCCGAAGCGCCGCCGGATCTCCTCCAGCACCGGCTTGCCGCCCTGGTCCTCCACCGCGTCGTGCAGCAGCGCCGCCACCGCCATGTCCTCGTCGCCGCCGTGCTCCAGCACCAGCGCCGCCACGCTCATCAGGTGGGCGAGGTAGGGGACTGCGGTGCCCTTGCGCCGCTGCCGCTGGTGCAGGCGGGAGGCGTACTGCATCGCTTCGTCGAAGCGCTCTCCCAGCATGACCCCCGCGGGGCTCTCGGACTTGACCTTCCCGGCTTCCATGGGACGCACAAAGTATACGGAGGCGGCGCCGGGTTGCAAGGTTTCCCGCTCCGTTTTCGCTTGAAACTCGAAACCTGAAACGCGAAACTAGCGCACACCGGTTTTGGATTCTTTCGGACACTACGGAAAACCATGAAGCTGAATCTGCCGGACCCGGCCGGGCCCTGCCTGCAACTGCGCACCCAGCAGACTCCCGAGGCGGCGCTGGTGCGCTGCTACGGCCGCCTCACTCGCGATGTGGTCGAATCGCTCATCGCCGAGGTCAAGCCCCTCATCCCCCAACGCAAGAAGATCGTCCTCGACTTCACCGACCTCGCCTACCTCGACAGCTCGGGCATCGGCACGGTGGTGCGCCTCTACGTCTCCGCCCAGAAGGCCGGCTGCGAGTTGCGCCTCATCAACTTCAACCAGCGGGTGCGCGAATTGCTGGGCGTCACCCACGTGCTCTCGGCGCTCGAGGTCTGCGGGCAGTTCATGGTCAAGATGCCGTGAAGGCGGCAGCCATCGCCGGCTTGGGGTTTCGCGTGCACTCGGGATGGGCGGCGGTGGTCGCGGTCGCCGGACCGGTTAAGGCGCCGCAGGTGGTGCTCCGCAAGACCGTGGTCATCGCCGACCCCGCCATCCCCGGCTCCAAGCAGCCCTACCACGCCGCCGAGAAGCTGAGTCTGAAGCAGGCGGAGAGGCTGGTGCGCCGCTGTGCCGCTTCGACGAACGGCCTGGCGCGGCGGGCGCTGCGCGGGATCGTCGCCGAGTTGCGCGCGAAGGGCCTGCAGCCGGGCCGCGCCTGCATCCTGCTCGCAGCGGGCCGGGAGGTCGGGCCACTGGCCGCTATCCTGGCTTCGCATCCCAGGATCCACACCGCCGAGGGCCTCTTCTTCCGCGAGGCCATGCGACGCGCCTGCCGACGCTCCCGCGTGAAGGTCACGGGTGTGAAGGAGCGCGAGATCGTGGCCCAGGCCGCGGCCGCGTTGCGTCTTCAGGCAAAGACGTTGCGACGGCGCGCCGGCCAGATGGGCCGCGACCTGGGCCCGCCCTGGCGCCAGGACGAAAAGCTGGCGGCGTTGGCCGCGTGGCTCATGCTGGCAAAGCGTTAGGTTTCAAAGTTTCATTTTCAATGTTTCAAGGAAGGCCGCTCTCGTCTTTGAAACCTTGAAACTCTGAAACCCTGAAACCTTCGTCGGTTACTTCCCTTCCGCCCGCCTCGCCAGCAGGTACGCGCGGATGAACAGGTCCAGATCGCCGTCCAGCACCCGGTCCACGTCTCCGGTCTCGGCCTTGGTGCGGTGGTCCTTGACCATGCGGTAGGGATGCAGCACGTAGCTGCGGATCTGCGACCCGAAATCGATATCCAGCTTCGACTCCTCCACCTTGCGCGTGGCCTCCATCTTCTTTTCCAGCTCGTACTCGTAGAGCTTGGAGCGCAGGATCTTCATGGCGCGCTCCTTGTTCTTGTGCTGCGAGCGCTCGTTCTGGCAGCAGACCACGATGTTGGTGGGCAAATGCGTGAGCCGCACCGCCGAGTCGGTGGTGTTCACGTGCTGGCCGCCGCGCCCGCCCGAGCGGTAGGTGTCGATGCGCAGTTCCTCCGGCTTGATCTCGATCTTGATGTCGTCGTCGATCTCGGGCGAGACGAAGACGCTGGCGAACGACGTATGCCGCCGCTGTGCCTGGTCGAAGGGCGAGATGCGCACCAGCCGGTGCACTCCGATCTCGCTGGTCAGCAGGCCGTAGGCATAGGCCCCGGCCACGCTGAAGGTGGCGGACTTCAGTCCCGCCTCCTCCCCCGCCTGGTAGTCGTTGAGCACGGTGGGAAAGCCCTGGCGCTCGGCCCAGCGCAGGTACATGCGCAGCAGCATCTCCGCCCAGTCCTGCGACTCGGTGCCCCCCGCCCCGGGATGGATGGTGACGATGGCGTTGCGGGCGTCGTTCTCGCCGCAGAGCAGGGTCTGGGTCTCGAGCTTCTCCACGCGCTCGCGCAATTCCGCGATCTCGCGGCGCAGCTCGGCGGTGACCTCTTCGCCCTCGCGCGCCAGCTCGAAGAGCGTGGCGATGTCGCTGGTGCGCCGCTCCAGGTCCTTTTCCGTTGTCAGGGCCTCGTCCAGCCGCTTGCGCTCGCGCATGATCTGCTGCGACTGGGCGGGGTTCGACCACAGCCCGGGGTCGGCGATCTTCTTCTCGATCTCGGCTAGCTGCTGGCGAAGGCGGGGCGGGTCAAAGGTACTCCCGGAGGTCGCGCGCCTTGTCGCGCACGCCCGCGTACTCGCGCTCGAGTTCTTCGACCTGCTCCAGCATGGTCAGTTCCGGGGAGCGCGCCTGGGAAGTGGAAAGCTGAACAGCAGCGCGCCCAGGGAAATTATCGCACACAGCCAGGGGAACCAGTCGCCGTGGCGGGTGTAGAAGGTGGTCTCCGGGACCAGGGCGTAGGGGGCATCGAGCCAGGCGGCCACCCCGCGCGGGGCGCGGTCCACCACTCGCCCCAGGGGATCGATGGAGGCGGTGATGCCGCTGTTGGTGTCGCGCAGCAGCCAGCGCCCGTTCTCGATGGCGCGCATCCGCGCCATGTTGAGATGCTGCCCGGGAGCGCTGCCGGGCCCGAACCAGCCGTCGTTGGAGATGTTGACGAAGACCTGCGCCCCCTGGGCCGCGAACTGCCGCACCTCGTCGGGAAAGATGGACTCGTAGCAGATGAATGTTCCCAGGCGCTGCCCGCCCGCCTCCAGCAGCAGGCGGCGGCGGCCGGGGGTGAAATCGCCGGACTCCTTGGTCAGCTTGCTGGCGAAGGAGAACAGGTCCTTCGCCGGAACGTATTCGCCCCAGGGCACCAGGTGGATCTTGTCGTAGCGGCCCGCCCACTCTCCTCGCGGCGCGACCAGAGCAGCGGAGTTGAACATCAGCGGCAGGTTGCCGCCGGCGGGATCCGGCCCCAGGCCCAGCTCTCCCACCACCATCCACGCCTGCGCCTGCATCGCCACCTGCCCGGTCAGGCCGCGGAAGCGCCCATCGTTGTCCCAGAAGGGCGCGGGCGACTCCGGCCACACGATCAGGTCGGGATGGGCCATGCCGTGCGCCGGCAGGCTGAGCGCCGCCATCTGCGTCAGCGTCCCCCCGAAGCGCTGCTCCGTCCACTGCACGGGATCGAGGATGGGGATGTCGGGCTGCACCAGCCGCGCGGTGTGGGTGGCGGGCAACGCCGGTGCCTTGACCAGCACCCCCGCCTGCAGCACCAGCGCCGCCAGCAGCGAGGCCGCTACCATCCTTCCCCGCCGCGGCGGCGGGAGGTACCAGGCGGCGGCGAAGGCGGCGTTCACCAGCACCAGCTCGAAGGCGATCCCCCACACCCCGGTCAGGCTGGCGATGCGCGCCAGCGGGATGTTGTCCACCTGGCTGTAGCCCAGCAGGTCCCAGGGAAAGCCGACCAGGCGCTCCCGGCCCAGTTCCACCGCCACCCACAGGAAGGGCGCCAGCACCAGGGCGCGGCGCTGGCCGCCCCGCCGCGCCACCCACGCCAGGCAGAGACCGAAGACGCCGCGGTCGGTGGCCGCTGAGGCCACGCACAGCAGCACCAGCACCCCCGCCCCCGCGGCCGGCGACAGCCGCCCGTACACCGTCATGCTGTAGTAGATCCAGTAGCAATTGCCGGCGCAGAAGATCAGTCCGCACACGAAGCCCAGCAGGAAGCCGCGCAGGAGCGAGGGAGCGGCGTTTTCGCCCGGCGCGGCCGACGGCCGCGGTCCCAGGATGGCCACCAGCAGCGGCGCCACCGCGATCCAAGAAAGAAAGTAGAGACTGGGCGTGGGGAAGATCAGGACCTGGAGCACGCCTGACACCGCCGCCAGCAGCCAGCTACCGAGAGGGATGCGCCGCACCGGCAGAGTGTAACAAACCCCGGCTGCCGGGAAAGCGGGCGTGGCCACGGCGGTATCCTTTACAATACCGGGCGGACTATGGACTTCCTGTTCCCAGCGCTGATTCGCGTGCTCGAGGTCATGTTCGCGGCCGGCTGGGCCGGGACCCTGATCGTGCTCCTGCTCACCGCCATCGAGGACCTGGAGACCATCTTCAAGCGCGATCGCCCGGCTCCCGGCATGGAGACCCAGATCATCGAGGAATAAGCGCTCTCACCCTATGGCTTCCTCCACGAACGCCCCGCCGCCGACTTCGAACCGGGTCCGCATCGTGGTGGCCAGTACGGTGATGCTGACCTTCATCTCCTTCTGGCGGGCGGCGGCCATCATCCTCAACGACCTGGGCTCCTCCGCCTTCTACGCAGGCGGCATCGCCGAGCAGGCGGTGGGCAAGGCTGCTCCCTGGTTCGTGCTGGGAGTGATGATGTTCGCCTTCGGGGTGCGCGCCGTGTACGTGGAGAGCTGCTCCATGTTCGTGCGTGGCGGCGTCTACCGCGTGGTCAAGGAGGCCCTGGGCGGCACCGCCGCCAAGATCAGCGTCTCCGCCCTGATGTTCGACTACATCCTCACCGGGCCCATCTCCGGTGTCTCCGCCGGCCAGTACATCGCCGGGCTGATCAACGAATTGTTCGCGGCCGCCGATGCCCATGGCTGGCTTCCCCGCGCCGTGCACGCCCTCTTCCACGGCGTCCCCCAGGTCAACGTCAACGCCACTGCCGCGCTGTTCGCCGTGGCGGTCACCCTTTACTACTGGTGGCTGAACACCAAGGGCATCGAGGAATCCAGCGAGAAGGCCATGTGGGTGATGCAGATCACCACCGTGATGGTGGTGCTGATGCTGGGTTGGTCGGCGCTCACGCTGATCGTCCATCGCGGCGCCTACCACCTGCCGCCCTGGCCCGTGCCCGCCAACCTGCACTTCAGCGACGAGGCCCTGGGCTTCCTCAAGTCCACCACCATCCCCGGGCGGCTGGCGCAGATGTTCGGGGTCTTCGGCATCATCATGGCCTTCGGGCACTCGGTGCTGGCCATGAGCGGCGAGGAGTCGCTGGCCCAGGTCTACCGCGAGATCAAGCATCCCAAGCTCGACAACCTGAAGCGTACCGCCATCGTCATCGGGATCTACAGCTTCGTCTTCACCGGGGTGGTTTCCCTGCTGGCGGTGATGCTCATTCCCGACGCGGTGCGCGTCCCCGTCTACAAGGACAACCTCATCGCCGGCCTGGCCATGTACATGGCGGGCCCGCAACTGCTGCGGCTGATCTTCCGCATCTTCGTGGTGGTGGTGGGCTTCCTGATCCTTTCGGGCGCGGTCAACACCGCCATCGTGGGCTCCAACGGCGTGCTCAACCGGGTCTCGGAGGACGGGGTGCTGACCGACTGGTTCCGCCACCCTCATCCCCGCTATGGCACCAGCTACCGCATCATCAACCTGATCGTAGGGCTGCAGCTCTTCACCATCCTCGCCAGCCGCGGCGACGTCTACCTGCTGGGCGAGGCCTACGCCTTCGGCGTGATCTGGAGCTTCGTCTTCAAGAGCCTCTCCATGCTGGTGCTCCGCTTCAAGTACAAGGGCGAGCGCGGCTGGAAGGTGCCGCCCAACCTGCGACTGGGCGGGCACGAGCTTCCCATCGGCCTGGTCAGCGTGACCCTGGTGCTGCTCTCCACCGCCATCGTCAACCTGCTGACCAAGTCGGTGGCCACCATCAGCGGGCTCATCTTCTCGGCGGTGTTTTTCGTGGTCTTCACCGTCTCGGAGAGGATCAACAAGCACAAGCTCGCCCACGTGGAACAGCAGATGCAGGACCAGTTCCACCTCATGCACCAGGACCGGGTCGACCGCGAGAGCGTGGGCATCCGTGCCGGCAACGTGCTGGTGCCTATCCGCGATTACAACAACCTCGGCCACCTGCGCTGGGCGCTGGAGCGCGTGGACACCAAGGAGCAGGACGTGGTGGTGCTCACCGCGCGCATCACCCGCCTGGGCGCCGGCGGCTACGAATTGGCCATGGAGCAGATCTTCAGCGACTACGAGCAGACGCTGTTCACCCGCGCCGTGGCCATCGCCGAAAGCGTGGGCCGTCGCATCTCCCTGCTGGTCGTGCCGGCGGCCGACATCTGGTCGGCCATCGCCCAGGCCGCCAATACCCTGGAATCCTCCACCGTGGTGGCCGGCCTCTCCGCCAAGATGACGGCCCCGGAGCAATCCTTCCTGCTGGGGCGCGCCTGGGAGGCTGCCCCCGAGCCCAAGCGCCAGTTCCTCTTTCAGGTGGTGCATCCCGACGGCCACGTGGACACCTTCACCATCGGGCCCCACACTCCCCACCTCAAACCCGAAGACGTCCACCTGGTGCACCGGCTGTGGCTGGACTTGACGCGCTTCCGCGAGTTCAAGAACCTGCACCACTCCGACATCCTCTCCATCGCCCTCACCCGCTTCGCCCGCGACTACGCCGGGCGCGACCGCGACGAGATCCTCAAGGCCCTGCGCCGCGGTCCCACCGAGCAGCGCTTCGGACCGCAGCCCGGCGCCGCCCTGCCTCCGCCCGAAGCTCCGCCCAAGGAAACCAAGGAGCCCCCCTCCACTCCGCCGGTCACGGGACCGTAGAGCAGTTTCTCGTTTCCCGTTTCTAGTTTCTGACTATCTACCGGAAGGGCACGACTTTGGTCGTGCCCTTCCGGTGCGAGGAAAAACCGGCGCCGAGCGCGCCCGCAGCGCCAGCGAGGAACAAGCGAGGCGCCCGCACCGCGTTTCTAGGAACCAGGAACGAGAAACTAGAAACTGCTATTTCGTTTCCAGCAGCGCCAGCCGCCCCCGCACGAACTCCACCAGTTCCGGCGTCACGTACTGCGGTGGACGGATGTAGAAGATGGGCCGTCCGGCCACGGGCTTGAGCGAAACCCCGTCCCAGGCGAAGCCCGCGGGGGGCGGCGGATGCAGCACCACCGCCGAGGCCCGGTCCAGAAACTCGCGCGCGGTCTCTTTGAAGTCGGCGGTGGCGGGATCGAGCACGGGAAGATAGAGGTCGGGGCGCAGGAAGCGCAGCACGCTGTTGGACTCGAGGATCACGTTCTGCGCGCCCGCCAGCTCCTGCCGCAGCCCGGGCATGGCTTCGGCCAGCATGCCCTGCTTGGTGCGCACCCACAGCGCGCGCGCCGCTCCCGCCGCCAGGAAGCGCGCACTGTCGCTCTTGCCGGAGCGGTCCTGCTCCTCGCTGATGGCCCAGCCGTGGTCCTGGGGAGCGCAGTCGCAATTCTCGCCGTTGACCGCGCACACCCCGTGTCCGAACTGCGTGATCTTGATGGCCAGCCAGCGGCGCTCCGCGAGCGCCGCGATCAGCCCTGCGACCACGCTGGTCTTGCCCACGCTGCGCGTGTGCCCGCCCACCACCACCAAGGCCATCGGCCGGCCTCCTTGGGCCGGAT encodes:
- a CDS encoding STAS domain-containing protein, encoding MKLNLPDPAGPCLQLRTQQTPEAALVRCYGRLTRDVVESLIAEVKPLIPQRKKIVLDFTDLAYLDSSGIGTVVRLYVSAQKAGCELRLINFNQRVRELLGVTHVLSALEVCGQFMVKMP
- the lnt gene encoding apolipoprotein N-acyltransferase codes for the protein MATPAFPAAGVCYTLPVRRIPLGSWLLAAVSGVLQVLIFPTPSLYFLSWIAVAPLLVAILGPRPSAAPGENAAPSLLRGFLLGFVCGLIFCAGNCYWIYYSMTVYGRLSPAAGAGVLVLLCVASAATDRGVFGLCLAWVARRGGQRRALVLAPFLWVAVELGRERLVGFPWDLLGYSQVDNIPLARIASLTGVWGIAFELVLVNAAFAAAWYLPPPRRGRMVAASLLAALVLQAGVLVKAPALPATHTARLVQPDIPILDPVQWTEQRFGGTLTQMAALSLPAHGMAHPDLIVWPESPAPFWDNDGRFRGLTGQVAMQAQAWMVVGELGLGPDPAGGNLPLMFNSAALVAPRGEWAGRYDKIHLVPWGEYVPAKDLFSFASKLTKESGDFTPGRRRLLLEAGGQRLGTFICYESIFPDEVRQFAAQGAQVFVNISNDGWFGPGSAPGQHLNMARMRAIENGRWLLRDTNSGITASIDPLGRVVDRAPRGVAAWLDAPYALVPETTFYTRHGDWFPWLCAIISLGALLFSFPLPRRAPRN
- the prfB gene encoding peptide chain release factor 2 (programmed frameshift); translation: MLEQVEELEREYAGVRDKARDLREYLDPPRLRQQLAEIEKKIADPGLWSNPAQSQQIMRERKRLDEALTTEKDLERRTSDIATLFELAREGEEVTAELRREIAELRERVEKLETQTLLCGENDARNAIVTIHPGAGGTESQDWAEMLLRMYLRWAERQGFPTVLNDYQAGEEAGLKSATFSVAGAYAYGLLTSEIGVHRLVRISPFDQAQRRHTSFASVFVSPEIDDDIKIEIKPEELRIDTYRSGGRGGQHVNTTDSAVRLTHLPTNIVVCCQNERSQHKNKERAMKILRSKLYEYELEKKMEATRKVEESKLDIDFGSQIRSYVLHPYRMVKDHRTKAETGDVDRVLDGDLDLFIRAYLLARRAEGK
- a CDS encoding APC family permease — protein: MASSTNAPPPTSNRVRIVVASTVMLTFISFWRAAAIILNDLGSSAFYAGGIAEQAVGKAAPWFVLGVMMFAFGVRAVYVESCSMFVRGGVYRVVKEALGGTAAKISVSALMFDYILTGPISGVSAGQYIAGLINELFAAADAHGWLPRAVHALFHGVPQVNVNATAALFAVAVTLYYWWLNTKGIEESSEKAMWVMQITTVMVVLMLGWSALTLIVHRGAYHLPPWPVPANLHFSDEALGFLKSTTIPGRLAQMFGVFGIIMAFGHSVLAMSGEESLAQVYREIKHPKLDNLKRTAIVIGIYSFVFTGVVSLLAVMLIPDAVRVPVYKDNLIAGLAMYMAGPQLLRLIFRIFVVVVGFLILSGAVNTAIVGSNGVLNRVSEDGVLTDWFRHPHPRYGTSYRIINLIVGLQLFTILASRGDVYLLGEAYAFGVIWSFVFKSLSMLVLRFKYKGERGWKVPPNLRLGGHELPIGLVSVTLVLLSTAIVNLLTKSVATISGLIFSAVFFVVFTVSERINKHKLAHVEQQMQDQFHLMHQDRVDRESVGIRAGNVLVPIRDYNNLGHLRWALERVDTKEQDVVVLTARITRLGAGGYELAMEQIFSDYEQTLFTRAVAIAESVGRRISLLVVPAADIWSAIAQAANTLESSTVVAGLSAKMTAPEQSFLLGRAWEAAPEPKRQFLFQVVHPDGHVDTFTIGPHTPHLKPEDVHLVHRLWLDLTRFREFKNLHHSDILSIALTRFARDYAGRDRDEILKALRRGPTEQRFGPQPGAALPPPEAPPKETKEPPSTPPVTGP
- a CDS encoding HD domain-containing protein gives rise to the protein MEAGKVKSESPAGVMLGERFDEAMQYASRLHQRQRRKGTAVPYLAHLMSVAALVLEHGGDEDMAVAALLHDAVEDQGGKPVLEEIRRRFGERVAGIVAGCTDADTLPKPPWRQRKEEYIAHVRHAPADVSLVSAADKLHNARTVLADYRRHGEALWGRFQGGREGTLWYYRALVETFRQAGNNPLVEELERVVSELESLAQKEGTAHGAHD